From Rhodamnia argentea isolate NSW1041297 chromosome 10, ASM2092103v1, whole genome shotgun sequence, a single genomic window includes:
- the LOC115735124 gene encoding UDP-glycosyltransferase 1-like, with amino-acid sequence MASPSHQQHFLLFPLMAQGHVIPMIDVARLLAQQGLVVTLIMTPGFAARFKPVLDRSISAGLQIHLMELELPYEAAGIPEDYRHHLIDTLPSPDLILKMFNAIEMLQPQVEQLFHDLNPRPSCIISDMCVCYTLDVARKFNVPRVVFYGTSCLCLLCLHSFRSLKNDKDEVNIVKSSCEKFVLPGLPDRLEFTERQFPTASTHPGLVEFFEKCTVAELASYGVVVNSFEELEPAYAEEYKKVRGHKRVWCIGPVYLCNKDHLDLAQRGNEAAVDSKKCLEWLDKQEPSSVVYACLGTLCNLTPPELKELALGLEDSKRPFVWVMRGNQLQEHERWISDDKYDQRIEGRGFLVRGWAPQALILSHPSIGGFLTHAGWNSMLEGICAGVPLLTWPMFGDQFCNERLAVEVARIGVGLGVEDPAGSGEGGAAARVRREDVKEGVEELMGDGNGGRERRGRVKELAEKAKKAMEVGGSSNLNLARLVREILQLQQHVSDGFGN; translated from the exons ATGGCCTCTCCAAGCCACCAACAGCACTTCCTTCTCTTCCCCCTCATGGCTCAAGGCCACGTGATACCAATGATCGACGTCGCGCGATTGTTAGCCCAACAAGGACTCGTGGTGACCCTGATCATGACTCCGGGATTCGCCGCTCGTTTCAAACCCGTCCTCGATCGCTCCATAAGCGCCGGCCTCCAGATCCACCTCATGGAACTAGAGTTGCCGTACGAAGCCGCGGGAATACCCGAAGACTATCGTCACCACCTCATCGACACACTACCTTCTCCGGACTTGATTTTGAAGATGTTCAACGCCATCGAAATGCTTCAACCACAAGTCGAGCAGCTCTTCCATGATCTGAACCCTAGGCCGAGCTGCATAATATCCGACATGTGCGTGTGCTACACCCTCGACGTTGCTCGGAAGTTCAACGTCCCGAGGGTTGTGTTCTACGGCACGAGTTGCCTTTGCCTCTTGTGCTTGCACAGCTTTAGAAGTCTCAAGAATGACAAGGATGAAGTCAATATCGTCAAAAGTTCTTGTGAGAAGTTTGTTCTCCCAGGCTTGCCAGATCGGCTCGAGTTCACGGAGCGACAGTTCCCGACTGCGTCGACTCATCCAGGGTTGGTGGAGTTCTTTGAGAAGTGTACGGTAGCGGAGCTTGCCTCTTACGGAGTGGTCGTGAATAGCTTTGAGGAACTCGAACCGGCATATGCTGAAGAGTACAAGAAGGTCAGAGGGCATAAAAGGGTGTGGTGCATCGGACCGGTTTATTTGTGCAATAAGGACCATCTCGATCTGGCTCAGAGGGGTAACGAGGCTGCAGTTGACTCAAAGAAGTGCTTGGAATGGCTTGACAAGCAG GAGCCCAGCTCTGTGGTCTATGCTTGCCTAGGAACCTTGTGCAACCTAACCCCTCCTGAGCTGAAAGAGCTTGCTTTGGGGCTCGAAGACTCAAAGCGACCATTCGTTTGGGTCATGCGAGGAAACCAGCTTCAAGAGCACGAGCGGTGGATCTCGGACGACAAGTATGACCAGCGGATCGAGGGACGAGGTTTCCTGGTCCGGGGCTGGGCCCCTCAGGCGCTCATCCTGTCACACCCTTCGATCGGCGGGTTCCTGACCCACGCCGGGTGGAACTCCATGCTGGAGGGCATCTGCGCTGGGGTCCCGCTGCTGACGTGGCCCATGTTCGGGGACCAGTTCTGCAACGAGAGGCTGGCGGTGGAGGTGGCGAGGATCGGGGTGGGCCTTGGGGTGGAGGATCCGGCGGGGTCCGGTGAAGGGGGAGCAGCGGCGAGAGTGAGGAGAGAGGACGTGAAGGAGGGCGTGGAGGAGCTGATGGGCGATGGGAATGGAGGGAGGGAAAGGAGGGGGAGAGTCAAGGAGCTCGCTGAGAAGGCGAAGAAGGCCATGGAGGTGGGAGGGAGCTCGAATCTGAACTTGGCGCGGCTCGTCCGTGAGATTTTGCAGTTGCAGCAACATGTGAGTGATGGGTTTGGCAATTAA